The genomic segment ATTCGATCTTCCTCGTCAATAAAGACTGCAAATACCTATTCATGAACACTAAGCATCTGTCTCGATTGGGCTTTTCAGTTGCCGAAGCATATGCAGGCCGAGCCTATTCAGAGTTTCATTCACCGGAGGAAACAGAGATATTTCGTGACAGAGTCAAAGAGGTCTTCGAGACAGGACTGTCGTTGCAGCACGAACACAGAAGTGGAAGGGACGGTAAATACTTTCTTCGCACCCTGAGTCCGGTCAGAGGTCCGGACAGAACGATAGAAGCGGTCAGTGTCGTTTCGAAGAACATTACCCAAGTAAAGGAGGCGGCTCTTCAAAAAGGGACTAATCTGTTGGGAGACCCTCGATGACTTGGACGGGGAATGAGTAATCCTTCGTGCTTCCATGCGGCCGACATCGTCATCGGACTTTGCAGCCTCGCCGTCGCATCGCCTTGCCCTTTCGCCCGTTGATTGCGATGTCGAAAGCATTTATTCACTGATTCGTTTTCAGCCGCGTGGTTACAGCGGCTTTCCTAGCCCCCCATGAATGATCATCGTTTGCGATACGATCCTACCGCCAGGGAATAACGAGACATGTGTCGTCGTCCCTGTTGCGTCTTGAGGGCTGCGACATCCTGAGCGCACACGCTTCACCGCCCCGATGGCGGGCCGGTGGTCAGTAACGGGTGTGCTATCATACCTCATGTCGAAGTGGCGGTTCATTGATACCGGTCCTTGCGATGGCCCCCTGAACATGGCGATTGACGAAGCGGTTGCGGAATCAGTGCGGCAGGGGAAGGCCCCGCCGACCCTGAGGGTATACGCATGGACGAGGCCTTCCGTAAGCATCGGCTGTTTTCAGAAGATAGCCTCGGTCAATCTGTCCTATTGCGCCGAAAGGGACATCTCCGTCGTGCGGAGGGTGACCGGGGGAAGAGCCATCCTCCATAACGATGAACTCACCTACGGGTTCTCTGCTCCGACCGTAAGCGGCCCCTTCTCGAAAGGACTCAGGGACAGCTACGAGA from the Thermodesulfovibrionales bacterium genome contains:
- a CDS encoding lipoate--protein ligase family protein, whose protein sequence is MSKWRFIDTGPCDGPLNMAIDEAVAESVRQGKAPPTLRVYAWTRPSVSIGCFQKIASVNLSYCAERDISVVRRVTGGRAILHNDELTYGFSAPTVSGPFSKGLRDSYEKISHAFCRALSILGLSPETGTAREPCHRDGKNPLCFDSLSFAEITLESKKAVGSAQKRWRDGLLQQGSIPYSFD
- a CDS encoding PAS domain-containing protein, with translation MKKQNDRAEEQIYIDPVNLFVVIIAAIFVATALADLILSILPSVSIHTITVYRFAFLNAGLTIVILFPVVYYLVFKPFTSYIEQLKRSKKALQTSEGRYRSLVETTDDSIFLVNKDCKYLFMNTKHLSRLGFSVAEAYAGRAYSEFHSPEETEIFRDRVKEVFETGLSLQHEHRSGRDGKYFLRTLSPVRGPDRTIEAVSVVSKNITQVKEAALQKGTNLLGDPR